In Pseudomonas sp. ADAK18, a single window of DNA contains:
- a CDS encoding DUF3426 domain-containing protein — MTDSFVTQCPHCQARFRVNHAQLSVARGVVRCGACLQTFNAARQLLEQHASPAAPAPQAPAAAEPIPEPPRAISQKQWSAEELDLDNLDLDEELAKLERREIQHTQPPGTDRRQKEDALSATRDSAKAEEEQWAASLFSDTPDERAQAIKSTDDEPEPATPAAGKAKRTEPSMSFSTVEEPDEPVLHAEHADDERDPPVTPVSIEPEPEQPRRKRARRDTSAHDEMLQDLEDDPLHLYAQKRPSGWGGRLFWGLLVLLAAAGLAGQYVAYQFDDLARQDAYRPWFQELCPKVGCTVPSRVDIAHIKSSNLVVRSHPEFSGALVVDAIIYNRATFSQPFPLLELRFADLNGNLIASRRFKPAEYLNGELAGQTEMPSQTPIHIALDILDPGNKAVNYSLSFHSPE; from the coding sequence ATGACCGACAGTTTCGTCACCCAGTGCCCGCATTGCCAAGCGCGCTTTCGTGTCAACCACGCTCAACTGAGCGTGGCCCGCGGCGTGGTTCGCTGTGGCGCGTGCCTGCAAACGTTCAATGCTGCCCGCCAGTTGCTGGAACAACATGCCAGCCCCGCAGCGCCTGCACCTCAAGCGCCCGCAGCAGCAGAACCGATACCTGAGCCACCGCGCGCCATCAGCCAAAAGCAATGGAGTGCCGAAGAGCTGGACCTGGATAACCTGGACCTCGATGAAGAGCTGGCCAAGCTTGAACGCCGGGAGATTCAACACACCCAGCCGCCGGGCACCGATCGCCGGCAAAAGGAAGACGCCCTCAGCGCAACCCGTGACTCGGCCAAGGCCGAAGAAGAACAATGGGCCGCCAGCCTATTCAGCGACACACCCGACGAACGGGCTCAGGCCATAAAATCGACAGACGACGAGCCTGAACCGGCAACACCGGCTGCCGGCAAAGCCAAGCGTACCGAGCCATCGATGTCGTTCAGTACCGTCGAAGAGCCAGACGAGCCTGTACTTCACGCCGAGCATGCCGATGACGAACGTGACCCTCCTGTAACGCCCGTCAGCATCGAACCGGAACCTGAACAGCCACGCCGCAAACGTGCTCGCCGCGACACCAGTGCCCATGATGAAATGCTCCAGGACCTGGAAGATGATCCGCTGCATCTCTATGCCCAGAAACGTCCTTCGGGCTGGGGTGGCCGCCTGTTCTGGGGCTTGTTGGTACTCCTGGCCGCCGCAGGCCTGGCGGGCCAGTACGTCGCTTATCAATTCGATGACCTGGCACGCCAGGATGCCTATCGCCCCTGGTTCCAGGAACTGTGCCCGAAAGTAGGCTGCACCGTGCCATCACGGGTCGACATCGCCCACATCAAGAGCAGCAACCTGGTGGTGCGTAGCCACCCGGAGTTCAGCGGTGCGCTGGTAGTGGACGCGATCATCTATAACCGCGCAACCTTCTCCCAGCCTTTTCCGTTGCTGGAACTGCGCTTCGCCGACCTCAACGGAAACCTGATCGCCAGCCGGCGCTTCAAGCCCGCCGAGTACCTCAACGGCGAACTGGCAGGCCAGACCGAGATGCCGTCCCAGACCCCCATTCACATCGCCCTGGACATCCTCGACCCGGGCAACAAGGCCGTGAATTACAGCCTGAGTTTCCACTCCCCCGAGTGA
- the prmA gene encoding 50S ribosomal protein L11 methyltransferase, producing MPWLQVRLAISPEQAETYEDAFLEVGAVSVTFMDAEDQPIFEPELNTTPLWSHTHLLALFEDGTDAASVLAHMELLTGSPLPEHHSEIIEDQDWERSWMDNFQPMRFGQRLWIVPSWHAAPEPDAVNLLLDPGLAFGTGTHPTTALCLEWLDGQDLQNCNVLDFGCGSGILAIAALLLGANEAVGTDIDVQALEASRDNAGRNNIPEDKFPLYLPEQLPQVQADVLVANILAGPLVSLAPQLSSLVKPGGRLALSGILAEQGEDVAAAYAKDFELDPIANRDGWVRISGRRR from the coding sequence ATGCCTTGGCTGCAAGTCCGTCTCGCCATCAGCCCAGAACAAGCCGAAACCTACGAAGACGCGTTCCTTGAAGTTGGCGCCGTGTCGGTGACCTTCATGGACGCCGAAGACCAGCCGATCTTCGAGCCGGAACTGAACACCACCCCGCTGTGGTCCCACACCCATCTGCTGGCCCTGTTCGAAGACGGCACCGATGCCGCCAGCGTCCTGGCCCACATGGAACTGCTCACCGGCAGCCCGCTGCCCGAGCACCACAGCGAAATCATCGAAGACCAGGATTGGGAACGCAGCTGGATGGACAACTTCCAGCCCATGCGTTTCGGCCAGCGCCTGTGGATCGTGCCAAGCTGGCACGCCGCTCCCGAGCCTGACGCGGTAAACCTGTTGCTGGACCCGGGCCTGGCCTTCGGCACCGGCACTCACCCGACCACCGCCCTGTGCCTGGAATGGCTCGACGGCCAGGACCTGCAAAATTGCAACGTACTGGACTTCGGCTGCGGCTCGGGGATTCTGGCCATCGCCGCCCTGCTGCTGGGCGCCAACGAAGCTGTCGGTACCGATATCGACGTGCAAGCCCTGGAAGCTTCCCGCGATAACGCCGGGCGCAACAACATCCCGGAAGACAAATTCCCGCTGTACCTGCCAGAGCAACTGCCTCAAGTGCAGGCCGACGTGCTGGTTGCCAACATTCTCGCCGGGCCGCTGGTCTCGCTGGCGCCGCAACTGTCCAGCCTGGTCAAGCCAGGTGGCCGCCTGGCGTTGTCGGGGATCCTCGCCGAGCAAGGCGAAGACGTCGCCGCCGCCTACGCCAAGGATTTCGAGCTGGATCCGATCGCCAACCGTGATGGCTGGGTACGCATCAGCGGTCGTCGGCGCTAG
- the accC gene encoding acetyl-CoA carboxylase biotin carboxylase subunit, with protein sequence MLKPAKLEKVLIANRGEIALRILRACKEMGIKTVAVYSTADKELMHLGLADETVCIGPAPANLSYLHIPAIIAAAEVTGATAIHPGYGFLAENADFAEQVEKSGFAFIGPKADTIRLMGDKVSAKHAMIAAGVPTVPGSDGPLPEDPETALRIGREVGYPVIIKAAGGGGGRGMRVVHKEEDLIEAAKQTREEAGAWFSNPMVYLEKYLTNPRHVEVQVLSDGQGHAIHLGDRDCSLQRRHQKVLEEAPAPGLDETARAEVLARCVKACIDINYRGAGTFEFLYENGRFYFIEMNTRVQVEHPVSEMVTGIDIVKEMLSIAAGNTLSFTQDDVKIHGHSLECRINAEDPKTFIPSPGMVKHFHAPGGNGVRVDSHLYSGYKVPSNYDSLIGKLITWGSTRDEAMARMRNALDEIVVDGIKTNIPLHRDLVRDEGFCEGGVNIHYLEHKLANQ encoded by the coding sequence ATGTTGAAACCTGCGAAGCTGGAAAAAGTCCTGATCGCCAACCGCGGCGAAATCGCCCTGCGGATCCTGCGCGCTTGCAAGGAAATGGGCATCAAGACCGTCGCGGTGTACTCGACTGCCGACAAAGAGCTGATGCACCTGGGTCTGGCTGACGAGACAGTTTGCATCGGCCCGGCCCCTGCCAACCTGTCTTACCTGCACATCCCGGCGATCATCGCGGCGGCTGAAGTGACCGGCGCTACCGCCATTCACCCAGGCTACGGTTTCCTCGCGGAAAACGCCGATTTCGCCGAACAGGTGGAAAAATCCGGTTTTGCCTTCATCGGCCCGAAAGCCGACACCATTCGCCTGATGGGCGACAAGGTATCGGCCAAGCACGCCATGATCGCTGCCGGCGTGCCAACCGTTCCAGGTTCCGACGGCCCACTGCCTGAAGACCCGGAAACCGCTCTACGCATTGGTCGCGAAGTCGGTTACCCGGTGATCATCAAGGCCGCTGGCGGCGGCGGTGGTCGCGGCATGCGCGTTGTGCATAAAGAAGAAGACCTGATCGAAGCGGCCAAGCAGACTCGTGAAGAAGCGGGCGCCTGGTTCAGCAACCCGATGGTCTACCTCGAGAAATACCTGACCAACCCACGTCACGTGGAAGTCCAGGTGCTTTCCGATGGCCAGGGTCACGCGATTCACCTGGGCGACCGTGACTGCTCGCTGCAACGTCGTCACCAGAAAGTTCTTGAAGAAGCACCGGCACCGGGCCTGGATGAAACTGCCCGTGCCGAAGTGTTGGCGCGCTGCGTCAAGGCCTGCATCGACATTAACTACCGTGGTGCTGGCACCTTCGAGTTCCTCTACGAGAACGGCCGCTTCTACTTCATCGAGATGAACACTCGTGTGCAGGTAGAGCACCCCGTATCGGAAATGGTCACGGGCATCGACATCGTCAAGGAGATGCTGAGCATCGCCGCTGGCAACACGCTGTCGTTTACCCAGGATGACGTGAAGATCCACGGCCACTCGCTCGAGTGCCGGATCAACGCCGAAGACCCGAAGACCTTTATCCCAAGCCCAGGCATGGTCAAGCATTTCCATGCACCAGGTGGCAACGGCGTTCGCGTCGATTCGCACCTGTACAGCGGCTACAAGGTTCCGTCGAACTACGACTCCCTGATCGGCAAGCTGATCACTTGGGGCTCGACTCGCGATGAAGCCATGGCACGCATGCGCAATGCCCTGGACGAAATCGTGGTAGACGGCATCAAGACCAACATCCCGTTGCATCGGGATCTGGTTCGCGATGAAGGGTTCTGCGAAGGTGGTGTGAATATTCACTACCTGGAACACAAGCTGGCTAATCAGTAA
- the accB gene encoding acetyl-CoA carboxylase biotin carboxyl carrier protein → MDIRKVKKLIELLEESGIDELEIKEGEESVRISRHSKTPAQQFYAPQMQAPAPAPVAAAPVATVAEAPAAPKLNGFVVKSPMVGTFYRTPAPTSPAFVEIGQTVKVGDTICIVEAMKMMNHIQAEKAGVIESILVENGQPVEFDQPLFTIV, encoded by the coding sequence ATGGATATCCGTAAAGTTAAGAAGTTGATCGAACTGCTGGAAGAGTCCGGTATCGACGAGCTGGAGATCAAGGAAGGCGAGGAATCCGTACGGATCAGCCGTCACAGCAAGACCCCGGCCCAACAGTTCTATGCACCACAGATGCAAGCTCCGGCGCCTGCGCCAGTGGCTGCCGCTCCGGTTGCGACCGTTGCCGAAGCCCCTGCTGCTCCGAAACTGAATGGTTTTGTGGTCAAGTCGCCTATGGTCGGTACTTTCTACCGCACCCCGGCACCGACCTCGCCAGCCTTTGTTGAAATCGGCCAGACCGTCAAAGTGGGCGACACCATCTGTATCGTTGAAGCGATGAAGATGATGAACCACATCCAAGCTGAAAAAGCCGGTGTGATCGAATCCATCCTGGTAGAAAACGGTCAGCCGGTTGAATTCGACCAACCGCTGTTCACCATCGTTTGA
- the aroQ gene encoding type II 3-dehydroquinate dehydratase, producing the protein MATLLVLHGPNLNLLGTREPGVYGAVTLEQINLDLERRARDAGHHLLYLQSNAEYELIDRIHAARGEGVDFILINPAAFTHTSVALRDALLAVSIPFIEVHLSNVHKREPFRHHSYFSDVAVGVICGLGASGYRLALEAALEQLEDTAKRP; encoded by the coding sequence ATGGCGACCTTACTGGTTCTGCACGGACCCAACCTGAACCTGCTTGGCACCCGCGAACCGGGCGTTTACGGTGCAGTTACCCTCGAGCAGATCAACCTTGATCTGGAGCGACGGGCCCGTGATGCCGGCCACCATTTGCTCTACCTGCAAAGCAATGCCGAGTACGAATTGATTGATCGCATCCACGCCGCGCGCGGCGAAGGTGTGGACTTCATCCTGATCAATCCCGCCGCTTTTACGCATACAAGCGTTGCATTACGTGACGCGCTGCTGGCGGTGAGCATCCCATTCATCGAAGTGCATTTATCGAACGTGCACAAACGCGAACCTTTCCGCCATCACTCTTACTTCTCCGACGTTGCGGTAGGAGTGATCTGCGGCCTTGGCGCCAGCGGTTATCGACTGGCCCTGGAGGCCGCCCTGGAACAGCTTGAAGACACGGCCAAGCGCCCCTGA
- a CDS encoding methyl-accepting chemotaxis protein: MRLKLLTNLNTLLLVAVCLALGATLWWSQRALERPYLLMERYLGLSQVFQNQAARNIDDYLASGDALRLSSASQSLERLLQHLDELPADLAQNLRPSLVDLDSFSKTDLLAAGKLAGDPQALLLQAERELGANLEQLSQYASGVNSPDAARYLPPLLAASQHLAKLSLARDKLVSSGRSELADDVEREVANIRSQAELLEQLPLLGVTANTESNTDDFSALMGLENTEKTVAQDSGVDLKRELNSLLTRYPAELKRTREQIRQRADLASATHLKIDTVQQAIAGLEPVVRAQHGQIQGEVRVIQGVMIGLILLIALLIDTLQRRLARVLTNLAPALSTWAEGDFSQPIALGATNRELHDIEESLNRLRAYLVALVGTIRDNAEQVAGSSRTLAELSSGLHDGAERQAGDTAQIRDSLGELEATIQQVAGDASQAAGASRSAGQAVEQGQRVIGLSLTGLHALVGEVQGNAQMIEKLAEESATIGGVLTVIRSIADQTNLLALNAAIEAARAGEAGRGFAVVADEVRSLAQRTAGATAEIQALIASLQTAARQSVEGMRAQVEHAEATAQQAQAADGALDEIVGAIQTISDTAVRIADVTAQQSGAVSEIRDNSERIHQLGEDNLLRIGQGRSQGEHLLVLGGQLNTAVQAFRV, translated from the coding sequence ATGCGCCTGAAGCTGCTGACGAACCTGAACACCCTTCTTCTGGTCGCCGTTTGCCTGGCCTTGGGCGCTACGCTCTGGTGGTCGCAACGGGCACTGGAACGACCTTACCTGTTGATGGAACGCTACTTGGGCCTGTCGCAGGTCTTTCAGAACCAGGCGGCGCGCAATATCGACGACTACTTGGCCAGCGGCGATGCCCTGCGCTTGAGCAGCGCCAGCCAAAGCCTGGAAAGGCTGTTGCAACATCTGGACGAACTGCCAGCCGACCTGGCGCAAAACCTGCGGCCCAGCCTTGTCGACCTCGATAGCTTCAGCAAGACCGACCTGCTGGCTGCCGGCAAGCTGGCGGGCGACCCGCAAGCGTTGCTGCTGCAAGCCGAGCGGGAGTTGGGGGCGAATCTGGAACAACTCAGCCAATACGCCAGCGGGGTCAATTCACCTGACGCCGCACGTTATCTGCCGCCCTTGCTCGCAGCGTCCCAGCATCTGGCCAAACTGTCCCTGGCCCGGGACAAGCTGGTCAGCAGCGGGCGCAGCGAGCTGGCCGACGATGTCGAGCGGGAAGTGGCCAATATTCGTAGCCAGGCCGAACTGCTTGAGCAACTGCCATTGCTGGGCGTGACCGCCAACACCGAATCCAACACCGATGACTTCTCGGCACTGATGGGCCTGGAAAACACCGAAAAGACCGTCGCCCAGGACTCCGGCGTCGACCTCAAACGTGAACTCAACAGCCTGCTGACCCGCTACCCGGCGGAACTCAAGCGCACCCGCGAACAAATCCGCCAGCGGGCAGACCTGGCCAGCGCTACGCACCTGAAAATCGACACCGTGCAGCAAGCCATCGCGGGGTTGGAGCCCGTGGTACGCGCCCAACACGGGCAAATCCAAGGCGAAGTGCGGGTGATACAGGGGGTAATGATCGGTTTGATTCTGCTGATCGCACTGCTGATCGACACATTACAGCGACGCCTGGCCCGGGTTCTGACCAACCTGGCGCCGGCGCTGTCGACCTGGGCCGAAGGCGATTTCAGCCAGCCTATCGCTCTGGGCGCTACCAATCGCGAGTTGCACGATATTGAAGAGTCGCTCAATCGCCTGCGTGCCTATCTGGTGGCTCTGGTGGGCACCATCAGAGACAACGCCGAGCAAGTGGCCGGCAGTAGCCGAACCTTGGCCGAGTTGAGCAGCGGGCTGCACGACGGTGCCGAGCGGCAGGCCGGCGATACCGCGCAAATCCGCGACTCGCTGGGGGAGCTGGAAGCCACTATTCAGCAAGTGGCGGGCGACGCCAGCCAGGCCGCCGGGGCCAGCCGCAGTGCCGGGCAGGCGGTGGAACAGGGCCAACGTGTGATCGGCCTGAGCCTGACCGGATTGCACGCATTGGTAGGCGAAGTGCAGGGTAATGCGCAGATGATCGAGAAACTGGCCGAAGAATCCGCCACCATCGGCGGTGTACTGACAGTGATCCGCTCGATTGCCGACCAGACCAACCTGCTGGCCCTCAATGCCGCCATCGAAGCGGCCCGGGCGGGTGAAGCCGGCCGCGGGTTTGCCGTGGTCGCCGATGAAGTCCGCTCCCTGGCCCAGCGCACCGCCGGCGCCACCGCCGAAATCCAGGCCCTGATCGCCAGCTTGCAAACGGCTGCCAGGCAATCGGTGGAAGGCATGCGTGCTCAAGTCGAGCATGCCGAAGCCACCGCCCAGCAAGCCCAGGCAGCTGACGGGGCGCTGGATGAAATCGTCGGAGCGATCCAGACCATTTCCGACACCGCCGTACGTATTGCTGATGTCACCGCCCAGCAGAGCGGTGCTGTCAGTGAAATTCGCGATAACAGTGAGCGGATTCACCAACTGGGTGAGGATAATCTGCTGCGCATTGGTCAGGGGCGTAGTCAGGGTGAACACCTGCTGGTGCTCGGCGGGCAACTCAATACGGCGGTGCAGGCCTTTCGTGTCTGA
- a CDS encoding PleD family two-component system response regulator yields MTEPEDPSRERLKHHFAQRVIHQARQILEIWQRLQRSEWSNADLSELSEANLRLLRFAERFEQPEHSQLARHISDALKAVDDNRGRLSSHLITDLNRLMQRLSRTGLRQGDQLEQTLLPPMRKPIYVMLADHDRAERLAKQLEFFGLSAQHLDSVAAFRSSMAERLPAAIVMDVDFCGPGLGLTLAAEAQEGLEQKLPLLFFSLHETDTPTRLAAVRAGGQEFLTGTLEASSLLEKIEVLTCVAQYEPYKVLIIDDSRAQALHTERLLNSAGIVTRTLIEPIQAMAELADFQPDLIILDMYMPACTGTELAKVIRHNDRYVSVPIIYLSAEDDLDKQLDAMSEGGDDFLTKPIKPRHLITTVRNRAARARNLKARMVRDSLTGLYNHTHILQLLEDCSFRSRRESKPLSFAMLDIDHFKRVNDSHGHPMGDRVIKSLALFLKQRLRKTDYIGRYGGEEFAIVMPDTDLDAACKVLDEIRSRFAEIHYPAQPQDLWCTFSAGVVELTEGCDSLMMAAQADEALYRAKDAGRNRVQPTRASKQSAIFSPESTESVITL; encoded by the coding sequence ATGACCGAGCCAGAAGACCCCAGCCGTGAGCGCCTCAAGCACCATTTTGCCCAGCGGGTAATTCATCAGGCACGTCAAATTCTTGAGATCTGGCAGCGCCTGCAACGCAGCGAGTGGTCGAACGCCGACTTATCCGAACTCAGCGAGGCCAATCTGCGCCTGCTGCGTTTTGCCGAACGTTTCGAGCAACCTGAACACAGCCAACTGGCGCGACATATCAGCGATGCCCTGAAAGCCGTGGACGACAATCGCGGCCGGTTGAGCAGCCACCTGATCACCGACCTCAACCGTTTGATGCAGCGCCTGTCCCGCACCGGCCTGCGTCAGGGCGATCAGTTGGAACAAACCTTGTTGCCGCCCATGCGCAAGCCGATCTACGTGATGCTGGCCGATCACGACCGTGCCGAGCGCCTGGCCAAGCAACTGGAATTTTTTGGCTTGAGCGCCCAGCACCTGGACAGCGTAGCGGCGTTCCGCTCATCCATGGCTGAGCGTCTGCCGGCGGCGATTGTGATGGACGTGGACTTCTGCGGTCCGGGGCTGGGCCTGACGCTGGCGGCCGAAGCCCAGGAAGGCCTGGAGCAAAAGCTGCCACTGCTGTTTTTCAGCCTGCACGAAACCGACACCCCAACCCGCTTGGCCGCCGTACGCGCCGGCGGCCAGGAGTTCCTGACGGGCACCCTCGAAGCGTCGAGCCTGTTGGAAAAAATCGAAGTGCTGACCTGCGTCGCCCAGTACGAGCCTTATAAAGTGCTGATCATCGACGACTCCCGGGCCCAGGCCTTGCACACCGAGCGCCTGCTCAACAGTGCCGGTATCGTCACCCGCACCCTGATCGAACCGATCCAGGCCATGGCCGAACTGGCGGACTTCCAGCCGGACCTGATCATTCTCGACATGTATATGCCGGCCTGTACCGGTACCGAACTGGCCAAGGTTATTCGCCACAATGACCGTTATGTCAGCGTGCCGATTATCTACCTGTCCGCCGAAGATGACCTGGACAAGCAACTGGACGCCATGAGCGAAGGCGGCGACGACTTCCTCACCAAGCCGATCAAGCCGCGCCACCTGATCACCACCGTACGCAACCGGGCGGCGCGCGCGCGCAACCTCAAGGCGCGGATGGTCCGCGACAGCCTGACCGGGCTGTACAACCACACCCATATCCTGCAATTGCTCGAAGACTGCAGCTTCCGCTCCCGACGCGAGAGCAAGCCGTTGAGCTTTGCCATGCTCGACATTGACCACTTCAAGCGGGTCAACGACAGCCACGGTCACCCCATGGGCGACCGGGTCATCAAGAGCCTGGCGCTGTTCCTCAAACAGCGATTGCGCAAGACCGACTACATCGGCCGCTACGGTGGTGAAGAGTTCGCCATCGTCATGCCCGACACCGACCTCGACGCCGCCTGCAAAGTACTGGATGAAATTCGCAGTCGCTTCGCCGAGATTCACTACCCCGCCCAGCCCCAGGACTTGTGGTGCACCTTCAGTGCCGGTGTGGTGGAGCTGACGGAAGGCTGCGACAGCCTGATGATGGCGGCCCAGGCCGATGAGGCGCTGTACCGGGCCAAGGATGCCGGACGCAATCGAGTGCAGCCGACGCGAGCATCAAAGCAAAGTGCCATCTTTTCACCGGAATCCACTGAATCCGTCATAACCCTGTAA
- a CDS encoding DUF2333 family protein: MLDWKNRADSAKGPAPEPKSAPRSYFRNLLMSRALLSLIALYLLVTGALGWYWSEEPALFAVQQNAQLAAEKEGKQMVVGYTTVETLKTVVGTLLNKPGGYISNDRFPPGLWMDNMPSWEYGVLVQVRDLTRALRKDFARSQSQSAEDADLAKAEPRFNFDNKSWVLPSTESEYQEGINSLSRYEARLSDPNQRGALFYARADNLNNWLGDVATRLGSLSQRLSASVGRVKLNTALKTEALAPGEVPQVDEEVVETPWMQIDNVFYEARGQAWALSHLLRAIEVDFADVLAKKNATVSVRQIIRELEASQEPVWSPMILNGSGFGILANHSLVMANYISRANAAVIDLRQLLNQG; encoded by the coding sequence ATGCTGGACTGGAAAAACCGTGCAGACAGTGCAAAGGGCCCGGCACCCGAGCCCAAGTCGGCTCCCCGCAGCTATTTTCGTAACCTGCTGATGAGCCGGGCGTTGCTCTCCCTGATTGCCCTGTACCTGTTGGTGACAGGTGCCCTGGGTTGGTACTGGAGCGAAGAGCCTGCCCTGTTTGCGGTCCAGCAGAACGCCCAGCTCGCCGCCGAGAAGGAAGGCAAGCAGATGGTGGTGGGTTACACCACCGTAGAAACCCTCAAGACCGTGGTCGGCACCTTGTTGAACAAGCCTGGCGGCTACATTTCCAACGACCGTTTCCCGCCTGGCCTGTGGATGGACAACATGCCGAGCTGGGAATACGGCGTGCTGGTCCAAGTGCGCGACCTGACCCGTGCTTTGCGCAAGGACTTCGCCCGTTCCCAGTCGCAGTCGGCTGAAGATGCGGACCTGGCCAAGGCCGAGCCACGGTTCAACTTCGACAACAAGAGCTGGGTGCTGCCATCCACGGAGTCGGAATACCAGGAAGGCATCAACTCCCTGAGCCGCTATGAAGCCCGTTTGTCGGATCCTAACCAGAGAGGCGCGCTGTTCTACGCCCGTGCCGACAACCTGAACAACTGGCTGGGTGATGTGGCCACTCGCTTGGGTTCGTTGTCGCAACGGCTGTCGGCCAGCGTTGGCCGGGTCAAGCTCAATACCGCGCTGAAGACCGAGGCCCTGGCGCCGGGTGAAGTGCCGCAGGTCGATGAGGAAGTGGTGGAAACGCCATGGATGCAGATCGATAACGTGTTCTACGAAGCACGCGGTCAGGCCTGGGCTCTGTCCCATCTGCTGCGCGCCATTGAAGTCGACTTCGCCGATGTGCTGGCCAAAAAGAACGCCACGGTCAGCGTGCGCCAGATCATTCGTGAGCTGGAAGCCTCGCAGGAGCCGGTGTGGAGCCCCATGATCCTCAATGGCAGCGGCTTTGGCATCCTGGCCAATCACTCGCTGGTCATGGCCAACTACATTTCCCGGGCTAACGCTGCGGTGATCGACTTGCGTCAGCTTCTTAACCAGGGTTGA
- a CDS encoding NUDIX hydrolase: MDASSQEAAHRAASDAELIAWVDEQDNLLGALVRSDLRQRGLIGRCTFIFLFNSAGELCVHRRTLSKAIYPGFWDTAAGGMVAAGESYADSAARELEEELGVGGVELTAHDHFYFEDGDSRLWCTSFSAVWDGPLRLQPEEVMEARFMPLDAVLRDADKKPYCPDAQEGLRRYLASRR, from the coding sequence ATGGACGCCTCCTCCCAGGAGGCCGCGCACCGTGCGGCCTCTGATGCCGAACTGATCGCTTGGGTCGACGAGCAGGACAACCTGCTCGGCGCGCTGGTGCGTTCCGATCTGCGCCAGCGAGGTCTGATCGGCCGCTGCACCTTTATCTTCCTGTTCAACTCTGCCGGTGAGCTGTGTGTGCATCGGCGCACTCTGAGTAAAGCTATCTACCCCGGGTTTTGGGATACGGCGGCGGGCGGAATGGTGGCGGCAGGGGAGTCGTATGCCGATTCCGCCGCCCGTGAGCTGGAAGAAGAACTGGGCGTTGGCGGTGTGGAATTAACTGCTCACGATCATTTCTACTTTGAAGACGGCGATAGCCGGCTCTGGTGTACGTCGTTCTCCGCCGTTTGGGACGGCCCTCTGCGCCTGCAGCCTGAAGAGGTCATGGAGGCACGCTTCATGCCCCTCGATGCGGTGCTGCGAGACGCTGACAAAAAGCCCTACTGCCCGGATGCGCAGGAAGGCTTGCGTCGTTATCTGGCCTCACGTCGCTAA